One window of Nocardia nova SH22a genomic DNA carries:
- a CDS encoding YihY/virulence factor BrkB family protein: MLRLLCGRIAAVLRRILQVITRVAVKAWGDSIFAKSAAAAFWQTLSLAPLLLGLLGSIGYVGGLFGPDTVHIVEGKIITASGHLFSANVVDEMIAPTVRDVLQRGRGAVVSVGFVLSLWAGSSAMATFVDSIVAAHGQSDARHPVWQRIFALGLYLLFLVAAVFVLPVVALGPALIGRALPEGWREPGLRLIDNFYYPAAGLLLVIGLTTLYKLALHRSLPWHRLFGGALIAMIFFMTASDILRRYLTWAARAGVSYGALATPIAFLLFTFFLAFAVILGAEFNATVQEFWPARATRFEQFKQWWARRHGAGNSGDGSADEPDSGAVAPEPSADADRPGTPPDRRDQAPDSGGSAAGGSPTAFDSAAVRTSGDRSRRWIRPTG, from the coding sequence ATGCTGCGGCTGCTGTGTGGCCGGATCGCGGCCGTACTCCGGCGGATCCTGCAGGTGATCACCCGGGTGGCCGTCAAGGCGTGGGGCGATTCGATCTTCGCGAAATCGGCGGCCGCGGCCTTCTGGCAGACGCTGTCCCTGGCTCCGCTGCTGCTGGGACTGCTCGGCAGTATCGGTTATGTCGGCGGCCTGTTCGGCCCCGACACCGTGCACATCGTCGAGGGCAAGATCATCACCGCCAGCGGGCATCTGTTCAGCGCCAACGTCGTCGACGAGATGATCGCGCCGACCGTGCGCGACGTCCTGCAGCGCGGTCGCGGTGCGGTGGTGTCGGTGGGTTTCGTCCTGTCGCTGTGGGCGGGATCCTCGGCGATGGCGACCTTCGTCGACTCCATCGTCGCCGCGCACGGCCAGTCGGATGCCCGTCATCCCGTCTGGCAGCGCATCTTCGCCCTGGGGCTGTATCTGCTGTTCCTGGTGGCGGCTGTTTTCGTGCTTCCGGTGGTGGCGCTGGGACCGGCGCTGATCGGCCGGGCGCTGCCGGAGGGATGGCGCGAACCGGGTCTGCGCCTGATCGACAACTTCTACTATCCGGCCGCCGGACTCCTGCTCGTCATCGGGCTGACCACGCTCTACAAGCTCGCCCTGCACCGATCCCTGCCGTGGCACCGCCTCTTCGGCGGCGCGTTGATCGCGATGATCTTCTTCATGACCGCCAGCGATATCCTGCGCAGATACCTCACCTGGGCGGCACGGGCCGGTGTCAGCTACGGCGCGCTGGCGACGCCGATCGCGTTCCTGCTGTTCACATTCTTCCTGGCCTTCGCGGTGATCCTGGGCGCGGAGTTCAACGCGACCGTGCAGGAGTTCTGGCCTGCCCGCGCGACCCGGTTCGAACAGTTCAAACAGTGGTGGGCACGACGTCACGGCGCGGGGAACTCCGGGGACGGATCGGCCGACGAGCCCGATTCCGGCGCGGTGGCACCGGAACCGAGTGCGGATGCCGATCGGCCCGGCACGCCGCCCGACCGTCGCGATCAGGCGCCGGACTCCGGCGGGTCCGCAGCCGGCGGCTCACCGACCGCATTCGACTCGGCCGCGGTGCGCACGAGCGGGGACCGCAGCCGCAGGTGGATCCGCCCGACCGGATAG
- a CDS encoding alpha/beta hydrolase, translating into MKPAASIHSLVLRLLAAALTVLSGTVLCGGAVTAAPPGRPAVASIEKDGRTWHLKVYSAAMDTEIAVDVLRPADESRPAPNLYMLNGLDAGLGKMNWQQQTHALDWLAGQPVNVIQPIGGRGSYYTDWLRPDPKLGVNKWKTFFTEELPPLLDATLHSTGLNALTGLSMSGTSVLQLAEAAPGLWKSVAAYSGCAQIADPVGQSAVKASVELWSGGNTVNMYGPPGDPAWAANDPVINADKLRGTLLYLSSGSGIPEMQDVRNYTTASPGPMGGVNLALGMMIEAVANTCTHDLRTRLDALNIPATYNFTPEGTHYWPYWEAALHDSWPLLARGMGLAGY; encoded by the coding sequence ATGAAGCCTGCTGCATCAATTCACTCCCTCGTTCTGCGGCTCCTCGCCGCAGCGCTGACCGTGCTGTCCGGCACGGTCCTGTGCGGTGGCGCCGTCACCGCGGCCCCGCCCGGCCGACCGGCGGTGGCCTCGATCGAGAAGGACGGGCGTACCTGGCACCTGAAGGTGTACTCGGCGGCGATGGACACCGAGATCGCGGTCGATGTGCTGCGTCCGGCCGACGAATCGCGCCCGGCGCCGAATCTGTACATGCTCAACGGCCTGGACGCCGGTCTGGGAAAGATGAACTGGCAGCAGCAGACCCACGCGCTGGACTGGCTGGCCGGTCAGCCGGTCAACGTGATCCAACCGATCGGCGGCCGCGGCAGCTACTACACCGACTGGTTGCGCCCGGATCCCAAGCTGGGCGTGAACAAATGGAAGACCTTCTTCACCGAGGAACTGCCGCCGCTCCTGGACGCCACCCTGCATTCCACCGGGCTGAACGCGCTGACCGGGCTGTCGATGTCGGGAACCTCGGTGCTTCAGCTGGCCGAGGCCGCGCCCGGGCTGTGGAAGTCGGTCGCCGCCTACAGCGGATGCGCGCAGATCGCCGATCCGGTGGGGCAGTCGGCGGTCAAGGCGTCGGTCGAGCTGTGGTCGGGCGGTAACACCGTGAACATGTACGGCCCGCCCGGCGATCCGGCGTGGGCCGCCAACGATCCGGTGATCAACGCCGACAAGCTGCGCGGCACCCTGCTCTATCTCTCCAGCGGCAGCGGCATTCCGGAGATGCAGGATGTGCGCAACTACACCACGGCCTCACCGGGACCGATGGGCGGAGTGAACCTGGCGCTCGGCATGATGATCGAGGCCGTGGCCAACACCTGCACCCACGACCTCCGGACCCGGCTGGACGCGCTGAACATTCCGGCCACCTACAACTTCACCCCGGAGGGCACCCACTACTGGCCGTACTGGGAAGCCGCCCTGCACGATTCGTGGCCGTTGCTGGCCCGGGGCATGGGGCTGGCGGGCTACTGA
- a CDS encoding hydroxysqualene dehydroxylase yields the protein MADSEVNRRKVLKGAAAGSLAVAAAAAAGVAQAQPTTTTPPSGTTTPPTETTTPSGTTSAKPATTTPAKPTTSAPSAAMNTTATAPGAKRVAVLGGGVAGMTAAHELAERGFQVSIFEPRAWGGKARSMDTPLPVTNGRKPLPGEHGFRFFPGYYRVVFDTMERIPFGSNKNGVKDNLVAVPTAAGEQRGGNITIPFGFWTGDIGTALDANWLIDTLLGGMYWLPKLPYGDLVTFVRRLLVYFASSDERRVGQWEKTSFKDFAHLGEGSNETMRVLVSTLARTFVAAKEDIASTKTMCNQAENFLLNFLGRNNNGMHSDNALGGPTTETWIDPWAAQLKKLNVDMQLGSSVQALTVKDGKIASATIKDASGTKEVEADWFVVALPPDKVSALFNQDILKLDPSLGRIKELFCDWMTGIQFYLNTDVVESPGHIGWLESPWRMSGIHQTAHWKKLHPDIAKEYGDGSVKGILSVDISDWHTPGVQNKKAADQLSPEDVAKEAWYQITKTTDKIHANNLVGWFLDPGLVWNGSGYTNDDPLLINTAGSWDIRPESPTKIPNMFLAGDYNKTEIDLATMEGANEGGRMAANAILDASGSTSDKAKLWKRTTIKEFDGIRKQDAGLYKQGKPHIWDH from the coding sequence ATGGCCGACTCCGAAGTAAACCGCCGCAAGGTATTGAAGGGCGCAGCTGCGGGCTCGCTGGCCGTGGCCGCTGCCGCGGCGGCGGGAGTTGCGCAAGCGCAGCCCACGACCACGACGCCCCCGTCGGGCACGACGACGCCGCCCACGGAAACCACAACTCCGTCGGGCACCACCTCGGCGAAGCCCGCGACCACGACACCGGCGAAGCCCACGACCTCCGCGCCGTCGGCCGCCATGAACACCACCGCGACCGCCCCCGGCGCCAAGCGGGTGGCCGTCCTGGGCGGCGGCGTGGCCGGTATGACCGCCGCCCACGAACTCGCGGAGCGCGGATTCCAGGTATCCATCTTCGAGCCGCGGGCCTGGGGCGGCAAGGCACGGAGTATGGACACTCCGCTGCCGGTGACCAACGGCCGCAAGCCCCTGCCGGGTGAGCACGGCTTCCGCTTCTTCCCCGGTTACTACCGCGTCGTCTTCGACACCATGGAGCGGATCCCGTTCGGCAGCAACAAGAACGGCGTCAAGGACAATCTGGTCGCCGTCCCCACTGCCGCGGGTGAGCAGCGCGGCGGCAACATCACCATCCCGTTCGGATTCTGGACCGGTGACATCGGCACCGCGCTGGACGCGAACTGGCTCATCGACACCCTGCTGGGCGGCATGTACTGGCTTCCCAAACTGCCCTACGGTGATCTGGTCACCTTCGTACGACGTCTGCTGGTGTACTTCGCCAGCTCCGACGAGCGCCGGGTCGGGCAGTGGGAGAAGACGTCGTTCAAGGACTTCGCGCATCTGGGCGAGGGCTCCAACGAGACCATGCGCGTGCTCGTCTCGACCCTGGCCCGCACCTTCGTCGCGGCGAAGGAGGACATCGCGAGCACCAAGACGATGTGCAACCAGGCCGAGAACTTCCTGCTGAACTTCCTGGGCCGCAACAACAACGGCATGCACAGCGACAACGCGCTGGGCGGGCCGACCACCGAGACGTGGATCGATCCGTGGGCCGCTCAGCTCAAAAAGCTCAATGTCGACATGCAGCTGGGGTCGTCGGTCCAGGCACTCACCGTCAAGGACGGCAAGATCGCCTCGGCGACCATCAAGGACGCGTCCGGAACCAAGGAGGTGGAGGCGGACTGGTTCGTGGTCGCTCTGCCGCCCGACAAGGTCAGCGCGCTGTTCAACCAGGACATCCTGAAGCTCGACCCCTCGCTGGGCCGGATCAAGGAGCTGTTCTGCGACTGGATGACCGGCATCCAGTTCTACCTCAACACCGATGTCGTCGAGTCGCCCGGACATATCGGCTGGCTCGAATCGCCGTGGCGCATGTCCGGTATCCACCAGACCGCGCACTGGAAGAAGCTGCACCCGGACATCGCCAAGGAATACGGCGACGGCAGCGTCAAGGGAATCCTGTCGGTCGACATCTCCGACTGGCATACCCCGGGCGTCCAGAACAAGAAGGCGGCCGATCAGCTGAGCCCGGAGGACGTCGCCAAGGAGGCCTGGTACCAGATCACCAAGACCACCGACAAGATCCACGCCAACAACCTGGTGGGCTGGTTCCTGGATCCCGGATTGGTCTGGAACGGCTCGGGTTACACCAACGACGACCCTCTGCTGATCAATACGGCCGGTTCGTGGGATATCCGGCCGGAGTCGCCGACCAAGATTCCGAACATGTTCCTGGCGGGCGACTACAACAAGACCGAGATCGACCTCGCCACCATGGAGGGCGCGAACGAGGGCGGCCGGATGGCGGCCAACGCCATTCTCGACGCCTCCGGATCGACCTCGGACAAGGCCAAGCTCTGGAAGCGGACGACGATCAAGGAGTTCGACGGCATTCGCAAACAGGACGCGGGTCTCTACAAACAGGGTAAGCCGCACATCTGGGATCACTGA
- the tatA gene encoding Sec-independent protein translocase subunit TatA, whose protein sequence is MGSLSATHWLVIAGLFIVLFGAKRLPDAARSMGRSLRIFKSEVQEMQAAKEEQQAAEEGAVTTKELPASPPDTSAPVASRNGRQTVEI, encoded by the coding sequence ATGGGTTCGCTGAGCGCGACACACTGGCTGGTCATAGCGGGATTGTTCATCGTGTTGTTCGGGGCGAAAAGGCTCCCCGACGCGGCCCGCAGTATGGGGCGGTCACTGCGTATCTTCAAGAGCGAAGTGCAGGAAATGCAGGCGGCCAAAGAAGAACAGCAGGCGGCCGAGGAAGGGGCCGTGACCACGAAGGAACTGCCCGCCTCGCCACCGGATACTTCTGCTCCGGTGGCGTCCCGGAACGGCAGGCAGACAGTGGAAATCTGA
- a CDS encoding DUF3039 domain-containing protein, with translation MSTDTLVRPDTTTDESTDSDTPKYFHYVKKDKIAESAVMGTHVVALCGEVFPVTRSAKPGSPVCPDCKRIYEMMKKD, from the coding sequence GTGAGCACCGATACCCTGGTACGCCCGGATACGACCACCGACGAGTCGACCGACAGCGACACCCCCAAATACTTCCACTACGTGAAGAAGGACAAGATCGCCGAGAGCGCGGTCATGGGCACCCACGTGGTCGCCCTGTGCGGCGAGGTGTTCCCGGTGACCCGCTCCGCCAAGCCCGGCTCCCCGGTTTGTCCGGACTGCAAGCGCATCTACGAGATGATGAAGAAGGACTAG